In one Euzebya tangerina genomic region, the following are encoded:
- a CDS encoding methylenetetrahydrofolate reductase gives MAPSAEDMVVVVPTGIQTALARLMAGASVEVTPRDVDAVEVLRRRLPSGASVYITHLPGQPLEASLEVAVALRASGLRPVPHIAARSLRSRQELDQALRSLRGDAGVDDVLLIAGGVDPVGPFTSSLDLLREGVLVEHGITSLGVAGHPEGAPDIAESELADAIALKNAYAVETGTAVRLVTQFTFDPEPTIAWERRLRAAGSSLPIHVGLPGAAAAQTLIRFGIRCGVGPSLSVLKKQSRRLLQLASMTPQFPDATVLGVASAADADPASLFQAFHFFPFGALDRTLTWAAEVQSGQAGLDRENRLITPSRRG, from the coding sequence ATGGCCCCATCCGCAGAAGACATGGTCGTGGTGGTTCCAACGGGGATCCAGACCGCGCTCGCGCGGCTGATGGCGGGGGCCAGCGTCGAGGTGACGCCGCGCGATGTGGACGCGGTCGAGGTGTTGCGGCGGCGGCTGCCGTCCGGAGCGTCGGTCTACATCACCCACCTCCCTGGACAGCCACTCGAGGCCTCACTGGAGGTCGCCGTCGCGCTTCGCGCGTCAGGTCTCCGACCGGTGCCCCACATCGCGGCCCGCTCCCTGCGAAGCCGCCAGGAACTCGACCAGGCGCTGCGGTCACTGCGCGGTGACGCAGGCGTCGACGACGTGCTGTTGATCGCCGGCGGCGTGGACCCGGTCGGGCCGTTCACATCGAGCCTCGACCTGCTGCGCGAGGGGGTCCTGGTTGAGCACGGGATCACCTCGCTGGGCGTTGCAGGCCATCCAGAGGGGGCCCCGGACATCGCCGAATCCGAGCTGGCCGACGCCATCGCACTGAAGAACGCCTACGCCGTCGAGACCGGAACCGCCGTACGCCTGGTCACGCAGTTCACCTTCGACCCCGAGCCGACCATCGCGTGGGAGCGCCGGCTGCGTGCGGCCGGCAGCTCCTTGCCCATCCACGTCGGCCTGCCGGGTGCAGCCGCGGCCCAGACGCTCATCCGGTTCGGGATCCGCTGCGGGGTCGGCCCGTCCCTGTCGGTGCTGAAGAAGCAGTCGCGGCGCCTGCTGCAACTCGCGTCGATGACGCCGCAGTTCCCCGACGCCACCGTCCTCGGTGTGGCCTCGGCCGCAGACGCGGACCCAGCAAGTCTCTTCCAGGCCTTCCACTTCTTCCCGTTCGGCGCCCTCGACCGAACACTCACCTGGGCGGCCGAGGTCCAGTCCGGACAGGCCGGCCTCGACCGCGAGAACCGCTTGATCACCCCCAGCCGGCGGGGCTGA
- a CDS encoding GntR family transcriptional regulator, with translation MSATPDLLSTAEPPPSQAHAAYEALRDMLVTLEIRPGEPISEAVLMERLGVGRTPLREAVNRLTEERLVQKYPRRGTFAAEINLADLPLLTDLRREIEALAAGLAAYSATESDREALRALSPQEGDVRPGGDPAEQMRKDTAIHRHIYEATHNHFLIETASRYHAHSTRLWYQFTDRLTDLGSHVDEHRALIAHICAGEADRAREVARHHVDNFAQAVRDLI, from the coding sequence ATGTCGGCAACACCTGATCTGCTGTCCACTGCGGAGCCGCCACCGTCGCAGGCGCATGCGGCGTACGAGGCGCTGCGCGACATGCTCGTGACCCTTGAGATACGCCCTGGTGAGCCCATCTCCGAGGCGGTCCTGATGGAGCGACTGGGGGTCGGCCGGACCCCGCTGCGCGAGGCGGTGAACCGTCTGACCGAGGAGCGGCTGGTCCAGAAGTATCCGCGCCGCGGGACGTTCGCGGCTGAGATAAACCTGGCGGACCTACCGCTGTTGACCGACCTGCGGCGGGAGATCGAGGCGCTGGCGGCCGGGCTGGCGGCCTACTCGGCGACCGAGTCGGACCGCGAGGCGCTGCGGGCACTGTCGCCACAGGAGGGGGACGTCCGGCCCGGGGGTGACCCGGCCGAGCAGATGCGCAAGGACACCGCCATCCACCGCCACATCTACGAGGCGACGCACAACCACTTCCTGATCGAGACCGCGAGTCGGTACCACGCCCACTCGACTCGGCTCTGGTACCAGTTCACCGATCGGCTGACGGACCTCGGGTCGCACGTCGACGAACACCGTGCGCTGATCGCCCACATCTGTGCCGGCGAGGCGGATCGGGCGCGGGAGGTCGCTCGCCACCACGTCGACAACTTCGCCCAGGCGGTCCGAGACCTGATCTAG
- a CDS encoding electron transfer flavoprotein subunit beta/FixA family protein, which translates to MAELRTLVCLKRVPIPGAKIAVTDDGQAVQTAHLGFTMSPHEECAVEEAVRLREAHGGEAVALTMGPAEAEEQVRYAISLGMSQGVLVPTDGTDTDPQATARALTAAIRMLEDRDGPFDLILFGNESADSGGYQVGVRVAHALDRPIVNGIKGLQLGDGEVTLTRPAGDADEVYRLPLPAAVGVREGLNLPRYPTFKGRLTSKKAAVESAEQQPEAGGQRMVRLVQTAEQVTETEVIGTGPEAADRVVEILEELEVLR; encoded by the coding sequence ATGGCTGAGCTCCGGACCCTGGTCTGCTTGAAGCGGGTGCCGATCCCGGGCGCCAAGATCGCCGTCACCGACGACGGTCAGGCCGTCCAGACCGCTCACCTGGGCTTCACGATGAGCCCCCACGAGGAGTGTGCGGTCGAGGAGGCGGTCCGGCTGCGCGAGGCGCACGGCGGTGAGGCCGTTGCGCTCACCATGGGACCCGCCGAGGCCGAGGAGCAGGTGCGCTACGCCATCTCGCTTGGGATGAGCCAGGGCGTCCTGGTGCCGACCGATGGCACCGACACCGACCCGCAGGCCACCGCTCGCGCCCTGACCGCGGCAATTCGCATGCTCGAGGACCGCGATGGCCCCTTCGACCTGATCCTGTTCGGCAACGAGTCGGCGGACTCAGGTGGCTACCAGGTGGGCGTGCGGGTCGCGCACGCGCTGGACCGGCCCATCGTGAACGGCATCAAGGGTCTGCAACTCGGCGATGGCGAGGTGACGCTGACCCGACCGGCCGGTGACGCCGACGAGGTCTACCGGCTCCCGCTGCCCGCCGCGGTCGGCGTCCGGGAGGGGCTGAACCTGCCCCGGTATCCGACCTTCAAGGGTCGCCTGACCTCCAAGAAGGCTGCGGTGGAGTCTGCCGAACAGCAGCCAGAAGCCGGTGGTCAACGGATGGTCCGGCTGGTCCAGACCGCTGAGCAGGTCACCGAGACCGAGGTCATCGGCACCGGCCCGGAGGCTGCCGACCGGGTCGTGGAGATCCTGGAGGAGTTGGAGGTACTGCGATGA
- the orn gene encoding oligoribonuclease, with the protein MSALQDLHDPLIWVDLEMTGLDPATEVIVEIAVIITDGQLDTQIEGPELIINAPEEVLDAMHPVVVKMHEKSGLTTAVRESDVTARQAEQVVLDFLREHIPESGVAPLAGNSVHADRAFLKAYMPELEAHCHYRNVDVSTVKELAARWFPEAKEAAPKKGGDHRALADIQESIDELRYYRKAIFQDR; encoded by the coding sequence ATGAGCGCACTGCAGGACCTGCATGATCCACTCATCTGGGTCGACCTCGAGATGACCGGACTGGACCCGGCGACGGAGGTGATCGTCGAGATCGCCGTCATCATCACGGATGGCCAGTTGGACACCCAGATCGAGGGGCCGGAGCTGATCATCAACGCACCGGAGGAGGTGCTGGACGCGATGCACCCCGTGGTGGTCAAGATGCATGAGAAGTCCGGCCTGACGACTGCGGTTCGGGAGAGTGATGTCACGGCCCGACAGGCGGAGCAGGTGGTGCTCGACTTCCTGCGCGAGCACATCCCCGAGTCAGGCGTGGCACCGCTGGCAGGGAACTCGGTGCACGCTGACCGGGCCTTCCTCAAGGCCTACATGCCAGAGCTCGAGGCGCACTGCCACTACCGCAACGTGGATGTGTCGACGGTCAAGGAACTGGCCGCCCGCTGGTTCCCGGAGGCCAAGGAGGCGGCTCCGAAGAAGGGTGGGGACCACCGAGCCCTGGCCGACATCCAGGAGTCGATCGACGAGCTGCGCTACTACCGCAAGGCGATCTTCCAGGACCGGTGA
- a CDS encoding GcvT family protein: MSQQELPTQAQCVVIGAGIVGNCLVGHLSDMGWTDIVQLDKGPLPNPGGSTGHASNFIFPVDHNKEMAFLTLESQRQYEEMGVNTTCGGIEVARSEERMEELRRRMTSAKTYGIDAELLTPQQVQELVPFVEDDVILGGFHTPSVSVVDSLRAGTLMREKAQDAGHLQVFANTEVLDLETTPTDFGRPRITAVVTDRGRIEAETVVVACGVWSPRIAEMAGATIPLTPAVHQMADVGPIDILQQTGNEIGYPIIRDMDTFMYERQSAGSMEVGSYAHRPIFHRPDEIPSNEEAALSPTEMPFTDEDFDAQLEDALEIMGGILEEAEIRYAINGLLSLTPDAMPVLGPTTEVDGLWSAAAVWIKEGPGIAQLIAEWMTHGYPHMCDPHGSDIARLYPQERSVHHIEARCAEHFNKTYGIVHPREQWASERGIKRSPFHARTEALGAEYYGARVWERPQWYTSNSDLVERYDVADRDHEWDRRWWSPIITAEHLHMRDHVAMVDLSAFQILDFTGPGVVSYIEKMTVNKCDKPVGSSIYTPILTPGGGFRSDLTVLRLGERHFRVVTGVFDGGRDDFWFRSHLPTDGSVQMVNNSDAICTIGVWGPDAGDLLATVTETDLSQDAFPYATVQQAMIQGINVTLFRISYVGENGWEVYTDAPQGLALWDILAEAGADLDVRPVGIGVYGTTGRIEKGYRLMGAELESEYTPVEAGLARRLVKQADFIGKEAYLAAREEEPAAILCTLTMTDHTAADGTKRYPTGGNEPILTLDGERILDAKGRVSRVTTAGNAPSLGSYLLMAYLPPEHAVEGRELQVMYMNELFPVVVTVAGSRPAFDPDNKRMKG, translated from the coding sequence GTGTCCCAGCAAGAGCTCCCCACCCAAGCCCAGTGCGTCGTCATCGGAGCCGGCATCGTCGGCAACTGCTTGGTCGGCCATCTCTCCGACATGGGCTGGACCGACATCGTCCAGCTCGACAAGGGACCGCTGCCCAACCCCGGTGGCTCGACCGGACACGCCTCCAACTTCATCTTCCCGGTGGACCACAACAAGGAGATGGCCTTCCTGACGCTCGAGAGCCAGCGGCAGTACGAGGAGATGGGCGTCAACACCACCTGCGGGGGTATCGAGGTGGCTCGGTCCGAGGAGCGCATGGAGGAGCTCCGACGGCGGATGACGTCGGCCAAGACCTACGGGATCGACGCGGAACTGCTGACGCCGCAGCAGGTCCAAGAGCTGGTCCCATTCGTGGAGGACGACGTGATCCTGGGCGGCTTCCACACGCCGTCGGTGTCGGTCGTCGACTCACTCCGGGCCGGCACCCTGATGCGTGAGAAGGCCCAGGATGCCGGCCACCTGCAAGTCTTTGCCAACACCGAGGTGCTGGACCTGGAGACCACACCCACGGACTTCGGCCGTCCGCGGATCACCGCGGTGGTGACCGACCGCGGCCGGATCGAGGCCGAGACCGTCGTGGTCGCCTGCGGCGTCTGGTCGCCGCGGATCGCCGAGATGGCGGGCGCAACCATCCCCCTCACCCCGGCCGTCCACCAGATGGCCGACGTCGGGCCGATCGACATCCTGCAACAGACCGGCAACGAGATCGGCTACCCGATCATCCGGGACATGGACACCTTCATGTACGAGCGGCAGTCCGCCGGCTCCATGGAGGTCGGCTCCTACGCCCACCGCCCGATCTTCCACCGGCCGGACGAGATCCCCTCCAACGAGGAGGCGGCTCTCTCCCCCACCGAGATGCCCTTCACCGACGAGGACTTCGACGCCCAACTGGAGGATGCCCTGGAGATCATGGGCGGGATCCTCGAGGAGGCCGAGATCCGCTACGCCATCAACGGACTCCTGTCCCTGACCCCGGATGCCATGCCGGTCCTCGGCCCCACCACCGAGGTCGACGGCCTCTGGTCGGCAGCCGCGGTCTGGATCAAGGAGGGCCCGGGCATCGCCCAGCTGATCGCGGAGTGGATGACCCACGGCTACCCCCACATGTGCGACCCGCACGGCTCGGACATCGCGCGGCTGTACCCGCAGGAGCGGTCCGTCCACCACATCGAGGCGCGGTGCGCCGAGCACTTCAACAAGACCTACGGCATCGTCCACCCGCGGGAGCAGTGGGCCTCCGAGCGAGGCATCAAGCGGTCGCCCTTCCACGCCCGCACCGAGGCCCTGGGGGCGGAGTACTACGGGGCCCGCGTGTGGGAGCGGCCCCAGTGGTACACCTCGAACAGCGATCTGGTCGAGCGCTACGACGTGGCGGACCGCGACCATGAGTGGGACCGCCGCTGGTGGTCGCCGATCATCACCGCCGAACACCTGCACATGCGGGACCACGTCGCGATGGTCGACCTCTCGGCCTTCCAGATCCTCGACTTCACCGGCCCCGGGGTCGTCTCCTACATCGAGAAGATGACGGTCAACAAGTGCGACAAGCCGGTCGGCTCCTCGATCTACACCCCGATCCTCACCCCCGGCGGCGGGTTCCGGTCCGACCTGACGGTCCTCCGCCTGGGCGAGCGCCATTTCCGGGTCGTGACCGGCGTGTTCGACGGCGGCCGTGACGACTTCTGGTTCCGCTCCCACTTGCCGACCGACGGCTCGGTGCAGATGGTCAACAACTCCGACGCGATCTGCACGATCGGGGTCTGGGGGCCGGACGCCGGCGACCTGCTGGCCACGGTCACCGAGACCGACCTGTCCCAGGACGCCTTTCCCTACGCCACCGTGCAGCAGGCGATGATCCAGGGGATCAACGTCACGCTGTTCCGGATCTCCTACGTCGGCGAGAACGGCTGGGAGGTCTACACCGACGCGCCGCAAGGTCTGGCGCTGTGGGACATCCTGGCCGAGGCCGGTGCCGACCTCGACGTCCGACCCGTCGGCATCGGCGTGTACGGCACGACCGGCCGGATCGAGAAGGGCTATCGCCTCATGGGCGCGGAGCTCGAGAGCGAGTACACCCCGGTCGAGGCCGGCCTGGCCCGACGCCTGGTCAAGCAGGCCGACTTCATCGGCAAGGAGGCCTACCTGGCGGCCCGGGAGGAGGAGCCGGCGGCAATCCTGTGCACCCTGACGATGACCGATCACACGGCCGCCGACGGCACCAAGCGGTACCCGACGGGCGGCAACGAGCCAATCCTCACGTTGGACGGCGAACGGATCCTGGACGCGAAGGGCCGGGTCTCACGGGTCACCACCGCCGGCAACGCCCCATCGCTCGGCAGCTACCTGCTGATGGCCTACCTGCCACCCGAGCACGCAGTCGAGGGACGCGAACTGCAGGTCATGTACATGAACGAGCTGTTCCCGGTCGTCGTCACCGTCGCCGGCTCCCGCCCGGCCTTCGACCCCGACAACAAGCGGATGAAGGGGTAG
- a CDS encoding type II toxin-antitoxin system VapC family toxin, producing MTRRFVDTSAWYSAMDSADRNHRAATARLAEGGRFVLTDHVLVETWRLAAHRLGWHVAEQFFGTIRRGAAHVEGVTPADREHAWATGMAFSDQGWSLADRTSFAVMERLGLHTVVTFDDDFAIYRFGRDRGLAFTVQR from the coding sequence GTGACGCGGCGGTTCGTCGACACGTCAGCGTGGTACAGCGCGATGGACTCGGCGGACCGAAACCACAGGGCCGCCACCGCGCGTCTGGCCGAAGGAGGCCGGTTCGTCCTGACCGACCACGTGCTGGTGGAGACCTGGCGCCTGGCCGCCCACCGCTTGGGTTGGCACGTAGCGGAGCAGTTCTTCGGCACCATTCGACGTGGCGCGGCGCACGTCGAAGGTGTGACACCGGCAGACCGCGAACATGCCTGGGCGACGGGCATGGCGTTCTCGGATCAAGGGTGGTCTTTGGCTGACCGAACCTCCTTCGCGGTGATGGAGCGTCTCGGCCTCCACACCGTCGTCACCTTCGACGACGACTTCGCCATCTACCGCTTCGGACGCGATCGGGGCCTCGCGTTCACCGTCCAGCGCTGA
- a CDS encoding IclR family transcriptional regulator, producing MSLVQSVERAFTILSVLSGEAMPLTAIAAQTMLPKSTVARLLTTLEALGAVEREDDGWNYRVGPAIAEMARATDLDARLVSMVTPHLKNLTMAVGEATGFAVLEGYRVRFIAHVESPTPVQIRDYTGTVCPAHVGPSGLCMMTAWPAEELSRYLERPLGAFTPSTVTDPEEIRKRLEQIEEDGYLWIHDEFAEGISSVAAPVQDTDGVMVGAVHAHGPSYRFPAFGQAEGIGEVVRDAAAYIRIGGRA from the coding sequence ATGTCTCTGGTCCAGTCGGTCGAGCGGGCCTTCACGATCCTGTCGGTGTTGTCCGGCGAGGCCATGCCGCTGACGGCGATCGCCGCCCAGACCATGCTGCCGAAGTCGACGGTGGCACGCCTCCTCACGACACTCGAGGCGCTGGGGGCCGTCGAGCGGGAGGACGACGGGTGGAACTACCGTGTCGGTCCGGCCATCGCCGAGATGGCCCGCGCCACGGACCTGGACGCGCGACTGGTCAGCATGGTCACGCCGCACCTGAAGAACCTGACCATGGCGGTCGGGGAGGCAACGGGCTTCGCGGTGTTGGAGGGCTATCGCGTCCGCTTCATCGCTCACGTCGAGAGCCCGACACCGGTGCAGATCCGCGACTACACCGGGACGGTCTGTCCGGCCCACGTCGGTCCGAGTGGTCTGTGCATGATGACGGCGTGGCCGGCGGAGGAGCTGTCGCGATACCTGGAGCGACCGCTCGGCGCATTCACGCCGAGCACGGTCACCGATCCGGAGGAGATCCGCAAACGCCTGGAGCAGATCGAGGAGGACGGCTACCTCTGGATCCACGACGAGTTCGCCGAGGGCATCTCCTCGGTGGCGGCCCCCGTCCAAGACACGGACGGTGTGATGGTCGGCGCGGTCCATGCTCACGGGCCCAGCTACCGGTTCCCTGCCTTCGGCCAGGCCGAGGGAATCGGTGAGGTGGTGCGGGATGCCGCCGCCTACATCCGCATCGGCGGTCGCGCCTGA
- a CDS encoding DUF2087 domain-containing protein: protein MATSIGSVLLDHDRLAVAGALAVRPMTSEELVDVSRRDRRTVLTSLGQLRAVGLVHERAGRYELDVGRLQEGAREQAEAEIPMDPVIGFGMTEDEREVLEHYFSGRTLLRLPTQRSKRVIVLARVALEFDVGRRYPESEVNAMLLPFSTDWSTLRRALVDEGFLDRQPAAGGAEYWRSGGRVIGLPGG, encoded by the coding sequence ATGGCAACCTCGATCGGCTCCGTGCTGCTCGACCACGATCGCCTGGCTGTCGCCGGGGCGCTGGCCGTTCGCCCGATGACCTCGGAGGAGCTGGTGGACGTCTCCCGCCGCGACCGCCGAACCGTGCTGACGTCCCTGGGCCAGCTGCGCGCGGTGGGACTCGTGCACGAGCGGGCGGGCAGGTACGAGCTCGATGTCGGGCGGCTGCAGGAGGGTGCCCGGGAGCAGGCTGAGGCCGAGATACCCATGGACCCGGTGATCGGCTTCGGGATGACCGAGGACGAACGCGAGGTGCTGGAGCACTACTTCAGTGGTCGCACGCTGCTGCGGTTGCCGACACAGCGCAGCAAGCGGGTCATCGTGCTGGCCCGCGTGGCCCTGGAGTTCGACGTCGGCCGGCGCTACCCGGAGTCCGAGGTCAACGCCATGCTCCTCCCCTTCTCAACCGACTGGTCGACCTTGCGCCGCGCTCTGGTCGACGAGGGCTTCCTCGACCGGCAGCCAGCTGCCGGTGGCGCGGAGTACTGGCGCAGCGGCGGCCGCGTCATAGGCCTGCCTGGTGGCTGA
- a CDS encoding formate--tetrahydrofolate ligase, with the protein MAMMSDLEIAQEATLRPPTEIAEVMGLPTDLLEPYGDSLAKIKLRAIDELADVPRAKYVVVSAITPTPLGEGKTTTTVGLGQAMTHIGRRATITLRQPSMGPTFGIKGGAAGGGYSQVIPMELLNLHLTGDFHAVTAAHNLLAAMLDNHLFRGNESGLDLDNITWRRVLDVNDRALRNIVVGLGGKMDGVTRQTGFDITAASEVMAVLSLASDLGDLKQRLARLVVGYTPDGEPVTADDLQAAGAMAAIMRDAVKPNLLQTLEGTPVLVHAGPFGNIATGNSSVIADRIGQHTGDFLITEAGFGADMGAERFFNIKCRQSGMVPDAAVLVATVRALKAHSGNHHIVAGRPLPDDLLAENPDEVFQGGANLRKQIDNVRLHGVSPVVCINAFPTDHESEWDAIRQIAEEAGARVALSHHFTNGGKGATDLAEAVAEAAEEPSDFTLLYPDDAPLRDKIEAVATRVYGAEGVDYSAKAAKALDTYEANGFGHLPVCIAKTHLSISSDPTLLGAPTGWRLPVTEVRASVGAGFIYPLCGDMRTMPGLGSSPAAFRVDVDDDGTISGLS; encoded by the coding sequence GTGGCCATGATGAGTGACCTGGAGATCGCCCAGGAGGCGACACTGCGGCCGCCCACCGAGATCGCGGAGGTCATGGGCCTGCCAACCGACCTGTTGGAGCCCTACGGCGACTCCCTGGCCAAGATCAAGCTGCGCGCCATCGATGAGCTGGCCGACGTCCCGAGGGCCAAGTACGTCGTGGTGAGCGCGATCACGCCGACCCCGCTCGGCGAGGGCAAGACCACGACGACGGTCGGTCTCGGGCAGGCCATGACCCACATCGGGAGACGGGCCACGATCACGCTGCGCCAACCGTCCATGGGGCCGACCTTCGGCATCAAGGGCGGGGCGGCAGGTGGCGGCTACAGCCAGGTCATCCCGATGGAGCTGCTCAATCTGCACCTCACCGGGGACTTCCACGCGGTCACTGCCGCGCACAACCTGCTGGCGGCGATGCTTGACAACCACCTCTTCCGAGGCAACGAGTCCGGGCTCGACCTGGACAACATCACCTGGCGTCGGGTGCTCGACGTCAACGACCGGGCCCTCCGCAACATCGTGGTCGGCCTCGGCGGGAAGATGGACGGGGTCACCCGCCAGACCGGCTTCGACATCACGGCGGCCAGCGAGGTCATGGCGGTCCTCTCCCTGGCCTCCGACCTGGGCGATCTGAAGCAGCGGCTGGCCCGTCTCGTGGTCGGCTACACCCCCGACGGCGAACCGGTGACCGCCGACGATCTCCAGGCCGCCGGCGCGATGGCGGCGATCATGCGCGATGCCGTCAAGCCGAACCTGCTGCAGACGCTGGAGGGCACCCCGGTCCTGGTCCACGCCGGTCCGTTCGGCAACATCGCCACCGGCAACTCATCGGTCATCGCCGACCGGATCGGGCAGCACACCGGCGACTTCCTGATCACCGAGGCTGGCTTCGGTGCCGACATGGGGGCCGAGCGGTTCTTCAACATCAAGTGTCGGCAGTCCGGGATGGTGCCCGATGCCGCGGTGCTCGTGGCAACCGTCCGCGCCCTGAAGGCCCACAGCGGCAACCATCACATCGTCGCCGGCCGTCCACTCCCCGACGACCTGCTGGCCGAGAATCCGGATGAGGTCTTCCAGGGAGGGGCGAACCTGCGCAAGCAGATCGACAACGTCCGCCTGCACGGCGTCTCGCCGGTCGTGTGCATCAACGCCTTCCCGACCGACCACGAGTCGGAGTGGGACGCAATCCGGCAGATCGCTGAGGAGGCGGGCGCCCGCGTGGCTCTCTCCCACCACTTCACCAACGGCGGAAAGGGAGCCACCGACCTGGCGGAGGCGGTCGCCGAGGCGGCCGAGGAGCCGTCCGACTTCACCCTGCTCTACCCGGACGACGCCCCACTGCGCGACAAGATCGAGGCCGTGGCGACCAGGGTGTACGGCGCCGAGGGGGTGGACTACTCCGCGAAGGCGGCGAAGGCGCTGGACACCTACGAGGCCAACGGCTTCGGCCACCTCCCCGTCTGCATCGCCAAGACCCACCTGTCGATCTCGTCGGACCCAACCCTGCTCGGCGCTCCGACGGGCTGGCGCCTGCCGGTGACCGAGGTGCGCGCCTCGGTCGGGGCCGGGTTCATCTACCCGCTCTGCGGCGACATGCGGACGATGCCCGGTCTTGGCTCCTCGCCGGCGGCGTTCCGCGTGGACGTGGACGACGACGGCACCATCTCGGGGCTGTCCTGA
- a CDS encoding electron transfer flavoprotein subunit alpha/FixB family protein, translating into MILTFVETDGTGAALTELSRQAVTAARVVAAEHGWPVHALLIESSGVERAPVADDLSRHGAEVIHIAGADVLSEYGPELWGATLADAVRTLEPTAVVAAASDRGSEVMAHAAAIADAPLVANVTEFRDTSGDLWQLTRVRWGGSLLEHAELSARVPMVTTAPHAIGAASTVDDPIEAKVEPLVVHLDDRLVRSRVVDRVVTAEGVTLAEAPVVVGGGRGVGSAEGFAPLEELAELLGGKVGCSRVVTNNGWRPHADQVGQTGTAIAPKIYIACGISGAIQHWAGAKGASHVLAINTDPEANMVSRADYAVIADLHEVVPAIVAAIKARG; encoded by the coding sequence ATGATCCTGACCTTCGTCGAGACGGACGGCACCGGCGCTGCGCTGACCGAGCTGTCCCGTCAGGCCGTGACCGCGGCGCGTGTCGTGGCGGCTGAGCATGGCTGGCCGGTCCACGCGCTGCTGATCGAGTCGAGCGGCGTCGAGCGCGCCCCGGTCGCTGACGACCTGAGCCGGCACGGCGCCGAGGTCATCCACATCGCTGGTGCCGACGTGCTGAGCGAGTACGGGCCGGAGCTGTGGGGTGCCACCCTTGCCGACGCGGTGCGGACGTTGGAGCCGACTGCGGTCGTGGCAGCCGCCTCCGACCGCGGGTCGGAGGTGATGGCCCACGCCGCGGCGATCGCCGATGCCCCGCTGGTGGCCAACGTGACGGAGTTCCGCGACACCAGTGGTGACCTGTGGCAGCTGACGCGGGTGCGGTGGGGCGGATCCCTCCTAGAGCACGCGGAGCTATCGGCTCGGGTCCCGATGGTGACCACGGCGCCCCACGCCATCGGCGCGGCCAGCACGGTCGACGATCCGATCGAGGCGAAGGTCGAGCCCCTCGTGGTCCACCTGGACGACCGACTCGTGCGCAGTCGCGTCGTCGACCGGGTTGTCACGGCCGAGGGTGTGACGCTGGCCGAGGCGCCAGTTGTGGTGGGCGGGGGCCGCGGGGTCGGCTCTGCCGAGGGCTTCGCGCCGCTGGAGGAGTTGGCAGAGTTGCTCGGCGGCAAGGTCGGGTGTTCGCGGGTGGTGACCAACAACGGCTGGCGACCACACGCCGACCAGGTCGGGCAGACCGGGACGGCGATCGCACCGAAGATCTACATCGCGTGCGGGATCTCCGGCGCCATCCAGCACTGGGCCGGCGCGAAGGGCGCGTCGCACGTCCTGGCCATCAACACCGATCCCGAGGCCAACATGGTCAGCCGCGCGGACTACGCCGTCATCGCCGACCTGCACGAGGTCGTCCCGGCGATCGTGGCGGCCATCAAGGCGCGCGGCTGA
- a CDS encoding PIN domain-containing protein translates to MQFVDTSVLLYVISTDPAEATKSAAARELLTGRDLGLSTQVLGEFYVQATRPSRADRISQDQAVRLVRSFQRFAVQPITAGVVDAAMEAVARHQVSYWDAAIIEAARELGCETVISEDLNAGQSYSGVTVVNSFDAD, encoded by the coding sequence GTGCAGTTCGTTGACACCAGCGTCCTCCTGTACGTCATCTCGACCGATCCCGCAGAAGCCACGAAGAGCGCAGCGGCCCGAGAGTTGTTGACCGGCCGGGATCTGGGGCTGTCCACCCAGGTGCTCGGCGAGTTCTACGTGCAGGCCACTCGACCGTCGCGCGCTGACCGCATCTCCCAGGACCAGGCCGTACGGCTGGTCCGGTCGTTCCAACGGTTCGCGGTTCAGCCGATCACTGCGGGGGTGGTCGATGCGGCCATGGAGGCGGTGGCCCGTCATCAGGTTTCCTACTGGGACGCGGCGATCATCGAGGCGGCCCGTGAGTTGGGCTGTGAGACGGTCATCTCGGAGGACCTCAACGCAGGACAGTCGTACTCGGGTGTCACCGTCGTCAACTCGTTCGACGCGGACTGA